DNA sequence from the Juglans microcarpa x Juglans regia isolate MS1-56 chromosome 5S, Jm3101_v1.0, whole genome shotgun sequence genome:
AGTAAGTTTATATTGTTTATGAGCAGGAAGATGCACTaaacaaacacaaccaaatgCCCGAAGATCATAATATGAAGGAGAATGGCCAAACAACTTAAAAAGGAGAAACATGATGTAACGTAGGAGAGGGTAAGCTATTGATCAAATGAACCGAAGTAGAAAGCGCTTCACACCAAAAACAAGGAGGAACATATGATTCAAGTAAAAAGGGTTCTTACCACATTAAGAAGGTGACGATTTTTCCTCTCAACAACACTATTTTGTTGCGGTGTCGAAGGAAAAGAGCACTGAGAGATAATccattttctttgaagaaaGTCCTGAAACTCATTAGACATGTATTCTCCGCCAGAATCAAAGCGCAAGACTTTGATGCTGGTAGAGAATTGAGTCTCAAGAAGTGCAAGAAAGAGCTTAAATACTGAAAACACTTCAACCTTAGCCCGTAGGAAGTATACCCAAGTAAAGCGACTAAagtcattaataaaaataacaaagtaCTTATAATGCGCATGAGAAACAATAGGTGCAATTCTCCAAAAATCACTATGAATAATATCGAAACATTGTGAGGCACGAGATGCATGATGAGGAAAAGGTAGAACTTTACTTTTGCCAAGTTTGTAAGATGTACAATCAAAAGAAAGATCAAGAGAAGAACAAGCTTTATTTCCTAATAAACCGGAATTAAACAAAGTACGAAGTACATTAGAGTTTGGGTGGCCTAGACGTCTATGCTACATCTTATTTTCAGAACCAACAACATTACATGCAAATGAAAGTAAAGGAAAACTAGGGATAATGGTGGAAGGAGAAACGTGGAGAGGAAAGAGTTGTCCCACTTTAGGCCCCTCAGCGATCATCTTCCCTGACGTTTGATCCTACTCAACACAACCAGAATGAGAGAAATGaacattataattattatcaacCAATTGACCAACAGAAATAAGATTGTGGAGAGGTCAGGAGacacaaaacatcatttaaggAAGATGAAAGATCACCAACCGCACTGATAGGTAGAGAACTGCTATTAGTGGTGTTAATTTTCAGACTTCCATCATAATTTCTGACATTGAAAAGAGGAACAACAGTATTGGCATATGGTTAGAGGTTTCGGAGTCTAAATACCATGGCTTAGAAGAAACCTTATGATTACTTGAGAGCCCAaaagcataaatgatcatctatTGTACCATTTCAGGTGTGAGTGTGTTCGGATTTGCTAAGGCTATAGGAGCAGGAATAGGAACAACCGGCCAGACAGCAGACAATGCAGTAGAACTAGAGGCACCAACGGAGGCAAGATAAGCAGTACCCTGCTTCCTTTCAGGTCGAATGGGACAAGCAGAAATGATATGACCTTGTTTCTTGCAGTAGTTACAGAACTTTTTGGGGCAATCCTGAGCCATATGACCAAAAGTTTTACAACTAAAGTACTGGACAACACGCATGTCTCTACCCTTATTCCTCCCTTGTGTTGCATAAGCCACAGTAATGGGTGCACTAACAGTAGCCCGATGTTCCATGGCAGCCTAAGTTACTATATGCTGCTCCTCATGTAGAAGTTCACTCAAACAAGCATCCAGAGATGGTACAGGATGATGATTCATCAGATTAGAATGTGCAATTTCAAAGTTCGAACGAAGCTTCATCAAGAATTTCTCTTGCTTGTTTCATGCATTGCTCAAATAGTAGAGAGAACTGTAGTGGGAACATTAGCATAAACAATGTCAGAATAGTCAGTCCAAAGATTttgaaaactagaaaaatattCCTCAATGGAGAGACTTCCCTGTGTGAAATTAACCAACTCATACTCCAATTGAAACCTCCTAGTCGCATTGTCTTGATTGTAGACCTTGTTTAGGTACTTCCACATGTCTGCGACAGTTTTATAAGGCCTCAGATTAAGAACAAGGTGAGGCTCAACCGAGTTAAGGATCCAGGTCATAACCTGAGCATCCTTGATTTCCCACTTAGACAAAGCCGCTACATCTGTAAGGGCAGGATCAGTCCCATCAACAGGACCCCACGATTCTTTTCCTTtgacaaataattgaaattgaaacTCCCAAGCAGAGTAGTTCTTTCTAGTAAAACGAAGATGAAAGGAATCAAACTTATCTGATGACATGATGCAACCATAAGAACGTTTACCAGAGAGTTGTTGCAGTGACGAGATGaaggaattgaaaaaaaattaatctagtTGCTACAACCATGTGTCCTACATTCGGAGAGAACACCCAGGCCAAAAGCAATAATTTGAAAGGCATcgataatgagaaaaaaaaaaacccagttGCTGCAAATACCaaagaactccaaaaaaaaaaaaaaaaaaaagggactgCGCCAAAAACCAAGAAGCACTCAGACGGTGCTGATAGTCACCAGTAACAACACTGAAATACCAGAGCAGAACCAGAAAAGATGAGAAGATGCCAAAATCAAGAACATAAAGTGCCGAAATCCACAATCTCAGCAACAGAAAGTGCTGGCGCAGCAACCCAAAGCACCGAAATGAAGAACAAGCAATTTCATAAAACAGACCCCCAAGAATCAAAAGACAAACCCCCGAGAACAACCAGAAGAAGTCGAGAAATCCCACTCGAGGGTGCTGCTACAGTCACAATGGCACATAAGTGCTGAGAATACCCAGTCGCAGAACACAATGCCGAGAAGATGAGGAATTCACGTCGAACTCACCAAAAAACAATTCACACAGTGATTTAACAATCAACTAAATTTGGTACTACATGGCACTATCTCGAATAATACTATTCCCCTCAAAATGCTAGACAATGTGTGAGGATATTGAGAATCGGCACTTCGAGGACTGGACAAGGCTGACTAGTCCACAGAAAGACAATGAAGAACTGATAATTATGGTTATCCGCCTTCTGGATGTATTTTGGACAGTATAGCCAAGTTACGTGAGCAGCTCAACAATTTAGTagaatagttttattttcagaaattatttCTGGGGAGCTATCTCCAATAATTTTGTGGTTATAGACCTATTAGATAAGTATTGTAAACTTTTGAGTATCAATTACCATgggaattttataaaatatatttatgttttgggatatatattacttctggtacatagtattgttcaaagaaaaaaattatttattgcgAATATAACATACGATTAGATAGATATTAGTTATATTGCATCTTTAACGGCCATGAATGAAGATATTTTCACGCTTAAAGTTCTGTCAAAtcctaaataaaattttaggaCGTCACATGGGGTCCTTGAATGGATTTATGGTTATTGTAAAGAGCCTGAGGCTTTCGCTGTTAAATctgatttaattataattttttgaatagttttttaattttggagttgttaaaaaattatgttgattATTGTGCTTAGATAACGATGATAATGATTTAATGAATTGAGAAGCTGATAGagaacttttttaaaatataaaggtgtttggtttgatttaaaaaaaaaatgagaaattttaaaaatatttgtgtaacTACCATGCGACCTTGTGCGGTTGTTTTGAGAATGGAAATGGTAAgatataaatttagtttttacatatgagataagatgagttaagatggaagttaaaaattgaataaaatattattagaatatattttttaatattatttttatttttaaatttaaaaaatatattatttattttattttatgtaagaatttaaaaaaattataataattatacgaaatgagataaattaaaaaattttgtgattcatttttttaaatttatccaaaatttgGAAGACGCAGGGAGAATGCACTCGAAGTATTAACAAGCCCAAGCTCCCCGCACAGTCGCACACGACATAGCGCAACAATGAGTACTGTGAAAGCTGTGGCTCTCATCTCCGGGGACAACAACATTAGAGGCTCTCTCCATTTTGTCCAGAACCCCTGCGGTCTCTCTCTATGTCCAATTCATGGGACAGTTGAATTTGTGTTTTAG
Encoded proteins:
- the LOC121267236 gene encoding uncharacterized protein LOC121267236 → MSSDKFDSFHLRFTRKNYSAWEFQFQLFVKGKESWGPVDGTDPALTDVAALSKWEIKDAQVMTWILNSVEPHLVLNLRPYKTVADMWKYLNKVYNQDNATRRFQLEYELVNFTQGSLSIEEYFSSFQNLWTDYSDIVYANVPTTVLSTI